From the genome of Labrus mixtus chromosome 17, fLabMix1.1, whole genome shotgun sequence:
AGCTGACTCACTTATTAATGAAAGTCTTAAAGGGGCCAATGCAATCTTTACACTCTGATTAGTACTGAAAGTGAATGCCCTGCAGTCTGCACTCAATATCCAACATTGAAAAGTAACTTCTGACAGATATAGCATAGAAATCAAGAATCTTTAGGAGAGGGACCAGgttttggtgtttgtttgtagtctgagtGCAATTGTCCACTAGTGTTTCAACTGCTGTGTTGACagcaaaaaaaggcagaatgcAATCTGCTTTGACACAATCATGGGTTTTCTTGTAATAGGAATAACATGAGCAGATAGGCTGACCAGTATGTAGGGGTGTTATTTAATCGTTCTCCATCCTCCGTACACACCCCAAATCCAACCAAATAATCAGAAAGATAACCTGAATTGCACACCAAGCTGCTCTGCTAATATAAATCCATTAGGGAGGTAGAGTGTCGGATATTCATGAGACTGTGTAGCTCATTGACAGAACAGCTCCTTCTCTCCTATCTGCTCTTGTATCTGCTCCAATACAATTATCCCTATTGACATTCCAGCCATGTTCAAGCTGCCTTCAAAGGGAATGGTCGGCAGGATTCACTAAGCCATGCGTCTCAGAGGCTGCCCTGCTCAGTctagtatgtgtttgtgtgtgcgtttgtgtgtgtgtgtgtgaggaaggaCATGACAGCATATACGCACACAAATACTGTCCTCGGGGGTGTCAAGAGATGGATTTATGGCTTGCAATGGAAATAGGTTCCCACACTGATCATTAACATGCAGCAGCACACGGCTATTTCAGGAGACACATGCACGCtcacacctgtgtgtttgtgtatttgtgtgtgcatcgtGTGGTTGAGGTGGTGATAGGCTCGTTCTGTCTGGTAATGGGCGTGTTGTTACTGATTTCCATACACTGACAGCTCAGGGCGGTAACAGCTGGGTGATAACAACTGTGTCTTTaagctaatgtgtgtgtgtgtgtgtgtgtgtgtgtgtgtgtgtgtgtgtgtgcaagtacCTGTGCGCTGTAGGTAATGGCCTCTGCCTGCTGGTCGGTCATGTTTGATAGTGTGTTTGTTGGCTCTTTCTCACATGGGTCATGCAAACCTGGACCACCTGGGGAGCAAGAGGAGATGACACACATGcccacataaacacaaagtcaGGTGTTGTcacttttagtgtgtgtgtgtactgacaCGGCCACTCAGCGACATCTAATTATGCTTCACTGACTGGAAATCCCAACAACTTAAAAGTACAACAGTAGCGATAAATTGTCAGACGAGTTGCTAAATTTGaactgtaaatgtgtaaaaagactCTAATCTTGTCAAAGATGTTGGAACACACTTTTGCCTTGTCAATTTTCtaaaatttgttttgtttaatgaatttaccttttttcttttttcaaaatattgaaaaattGTCTGCTGTCAGAAGTCAGGCTTTTGCATCCAATCTGCAATTTTCTAATTTAGTCAAAAGAAACTCACATTTTACACACTTTTGGACAGTTTTTCTTCCCCAGGGATTCACAAAGTTTCAAATGATCCTAATTCAGATTCTTCCATAACAATGTCTTTCCTCAGACAGCTGTGCTCCTCTGTGTCATTGGTTATCGACCTCTCTTAGAGAGGCTCAAAAATGTCCATTGACGTATCTCATCAGCCTGAATTTAACATGTTTCCTTGTGTCATTCACAGGAAGTgccaattattttaaatattcatgcaTCCGttcaacatgaatctgtaccTGGTAGGAGTATGCCTGAGGCCAGACACTCCATGACTCGACGCAGGGCTTCTCCCGCCCCCAGAGGTCTGTTACAGGTGGCAATTGCCTTCTCGCAGACAAGCTCTAAAGGCtgcaagaacacacacatacagaaacagagTCGAACATGCAAATTTAAAACCAAATTCTTGACCAAGAAAACCAGCATGACCTTCAATCATATCTTAATGAGGCTCTATATTCTGCTGTGCATCCGATTCCTTAGCATACAAGTATTATGTAATACAGAGTTCATTTATGCAGACATTAGAGCACATTTCTTCAAAATCCAACAGAAAAACGAACCCCTCATTACAGCAGGGAGAATGAGGGTATTTCGTGTCTATTCAGAAAATACAAAgcataaaaatgcattaaagTTCAAGGGAGCTGATTATTTCCAGCAAAAAGACTCACCCATCCCTTGAGAGGTTCCCATACAGGGTGTCTATTGCACATGTCTCTAAGTATCCTGAGAACAATAACGCAGGACTTGAGTCCATTCACTCGAGCCTGAGAGATGTAGAGGGATGGAGAAGGTAGGAAGATGGCGCGATGGACAAAtgaatgaagaaagaaagaaaaagagagagaggaagaggataaATTGAGCACAAGAGGAGTGGTATTTGTGCAAAGACATGCAGATAACAACCTGCAGAACACCACTAAGCCACATAATGAGGTGATTGCCTCTGTCTAATATTCTTCATGAGCTCCCAGAGAGAATGAATAtcatgatttaaacattttgaatttagtTTACAAAACAGGTTTTATGGAAAATGACTAActctgtttatctttttttctagaAAACGTATACAGTctgaactttgtttttgtaactCTGTACTTTTTTTCGTCAGTAAGTTAAGTGAGTGGGTAGATAGATGGGGAAGGGTATGGGAGGGGAATCAAAGGGGAAGCATTGACATACTTTACAGAGCAGGCAGGTTCACATgatagcaaaaataaaaacaagtataaaCCACTGCTTTTGTAGCCTTACGATCCTTTTAAAACTCAACTGGTTTTTCAGTTCATAAACAGTTGGTGCTAAATAACACTTTATATAGATACACAGGTATTACTACAAAAATCTACTTTTACCAAAATCTATAAGATTGAGCAAATCTACAAAATTGTTGAAACCattgtttaatatttgaatttttttgtgCTAAAAAAATTACCATATTGGTCATATTGTCTTTAATTCTATAACAATTAAGGATAATTGTAGTAGTGAAATTATAACGATGGTTCTATACTTATATCTAATCCTGGTTAATGTAAACTGGGTGGGCAAACTAAGCACCAATGCATTAACTGGCGGTGAGTGTTTCCCCCTGGGCTAAAATCGTCAGGCTACAATAAGCATCAGGCaggaagacaggaagtgagtggGTGCCGACCTGGAACCACTTGGCGTGTCGCAGCGCTGCCAGGGCCAACAGACATCTGTGTCTATCCagcacctccccctcctcctcctcctcctcagcctccacTCTGTGCGCAGCAGCACCCAACACTGccacaaaacaataacaacccAATATAGAGAAGATGAAACGCACACACGTcaggtctgagtgtgtgtgtttgaatttgtttttgcgTGTGTGAATGTACGCAGACACACACTTCACCTGTGAGtgaatgcacacatacacacacacatgcatggatATTTTGGTTACATACAAGGTGCTTTTCATGCCATAAAGTTGCTTCTCTCCCATTATGAATGCTCAATAAAACATCCTCGCTCTCTTCATGTTGTCATTTTCAACAGCGTGCTCAAACTAACATGTGTTAAATGCATTACATGTTGGCATCCTAAACACTCTAAATACCCAGGATGCCCTGCCCCATGTATACTCACATGTTGAAAATTGCACAAACTTTTCAACAGTAGTTAAATAGCTGAAATCTATCCAAGTCACTGACTTAATGGGAGAGCATTCAAGtttacaaagaaagaaacaacttTGTGGGATGGAAAGCCCCCCACAAACATACACCATCCAAATACTTAAGGAGTGTTTGATTTAATGTGCGTTGTTGGGATGCACACATTTCACTATGCCCAGCAGGGTAAATCAATCTCTCCTTCATGTATTTGAAGAGGATTTCATATATTTTGATCCAGTCTGCACCAGGCAGGAGTCAAAATAGGTGTTTATTTGCCTTCTGGATTACTTAAGGTGCACTTGATTTTCACAGACTCATAGAGAAACAGTGCAGAGAAAACAATTCCTGTCGGGGGCGAACACAGAATCAAGCGCTCCTAAAGtagatctaaaaaaaatgaaaagaaaagaggaatcTAAGATAGTTTGACCCCGTTgaggacaaacacaacacaggatGGGTCAAGGCAGGGTTCAGACAGAGCATTGTGGTTGGTAAAAGAGGAGCACTCTTCAGCTTTTCTATGTGAGGGTTTGATTCATACCGCCCAACACACTGAGCTGGTGGAGTTACTACACTCTCAACCATTCTGCTACAAAGTCTCTGGTATGGAGGGCAAGCTGAATCAaactgtgtgtgaatgggagcGGCCACATGGGGTTTCTAAAGAGggatctgtgtgagtgtgaaataaaacacactaaagagcctTTTGGGTCTTAAAGTAAACAGAACTaggtaaatatttttttctatcacTCTCCAGTAAAACGATATTACTTCCCTCAAGAGGAACTAAGTAGACTGATGTGTctgatgtgtttaatgtgtggCAGCAGCACAAGAACATCTATCGCACATTATCATGTTCCTCCCCTGACTTATGTTCCTATATATTCCTCATTCAGGGTGATGTTTTGGTTAATCTAAAAGGTCTCTCAGAGTGACCGCAGCGAGCATGTGGAACCGTTCTGCTGCTAGTGGATCATTAAagtctctctgctgtttcctcaaacgctctttttaaaatcataatctGCTTCAGTGTTACTTACGGTGTCTGCTCCTTAAGTCTGATTTAAAAATCTCATTGCTATCGTTTTCTCACTCAGAGCAGCCTCACTTACTCGGTCAACAAGCTGTATGGGAGTAAAATAAAATCCCTGCATGAAATACTTATTTCCTTCGTATCGGCCAGAGCTTATGGAAACATTGTGCGCACagcttttattatcattaaatgtgttttgcatgttttgtgCAAAACCTTCGGAGTCTTTCAGAAATATGTCACCTACACATTGCTTAAAAGGTTTTGAACAGGCCAGGGCATATCACCATAGTCATGAGGCAGCCATTTTTGACCTCACTCTCAGGAAACAGAGCTCAAATGCTGCCATTATGTCCTACTGCTGTGTTACAGGTTGTCCAAAAAAATTTGAGAATATGACAAGTGTAAATATACAACTTTGTGATGAATCTAAAACTCAAAAGTTAAGAAGTTAAGACAATAGGAAATTAAACTCAGAGGGAGAtcaggtataaaaaaaaatatataaaaaaaatttgaaaatatatttgataACCCCTCAGCTGGTCTAATAAATATGTTGATGTTGTATTTTTACACGACATGTGGCCTGCTAATACTCCAGattttcattcatcatttacTTTTCAGGGGGCTGATCAATTAAACaatcatctgttaaaatgacattttcagtTTCCCTACATATATAACACCTTTGAATAAAGCAGTTGGACTTCATGACAGCATCAGAGAGTGTAGTTTCGGAGGAGAATGGCCACCATGTGAATATTGCTAATGGTTTAAGAGAGCTAGAAGAGGTGCTGACACTGGATAACACCACTGCTATTTGTGCCTTCAAATGCCGGTGTTAATGTATCACAGTGTCAGACCCTTCCTTTAAAGATGTGACCCTATTAGACAGACAGGCTCACATCCCTCAACCTCCTTAGCTGCCAGATAAAATCCGAGCAATTAGACACCGAAAGTGACAGGTATCTCTATCTTCAGGGGGAAAAatactactgtgtgtgtgtgtgtgtgtgttctgctaGGTGTGTGACATAAAATACAGGCGGTCTGCTATGATGTATGGCTAACCTTGGTGCTATCTCTCATCCCTCTGCGAGACCTGAGTGCCTAGTTGGATGGGAGCCATAGGATGGATGGACAGCTTACTACAGCTCAGTTATTGATTTCCCTGACCTGCTGGCCTTGCTCTACAGTCCCACCTCCCACAACCAATTATAACCAGTTTCTGCTACCAATGAAAACTGGGGGGATGGGGAGAGAAGATTGTTATTAGACTGAATTCCAGTTTAGTATGCGGTTCTCGTGTGTCAGCTCTGGCATTAGTCTATATCAGCATCAGTTAATGAGGTCAAAACGCTTCTATGATGgacaaaataaagcagaaaatctatatgagtgtgtttgtgtgtgtgcattgtaaggactgaaaaagaaggaaaacctACAACTTGTGTGCTTCCCATTTTTGTTTTCCTACCTCGCCcgctcttcttctcctgctcctcctcttcatcctggacctcctccgcctcttcctctgccccctcctcttcctctgccacCTCCTCTGCCCCATCCCCATTCTCcaactgctcctcctcttcttcctcctcctcctcctcctcctcctcctcttcttcttcttcatcttccctCATGATCGGCGAGGTGAGGGTAATTTTCAGTGTGAGTTTGGGCTCTGTTGTAGTTCTTACCAAGATGGCCGCCTCGGGCAAGGAGCTTGTGACCTCGTATTTCTCTTCTGTCAGCTTCTGTCATGTGTCAAACAGACACAACTGGGTGGTCAGAGGCCAAGGTCACAACATGACACAGAGGCGTAATATATCTAAGCCTGCTGCGGCAACAACACCACCAAGTATGACAGGAAGTTAGTAATATTAATGTCCATGAGAGAACATTTGGAGGACTTTTCAGTCCTGTAGATAGTTTCTGGAGACTCTTTCAAACAGGGCTATTTTTGGCCATATGAATGTTGCAAATATCCTGAACTAAAGCAGAATTTTAAATGTGAGAAAAGCTGTGATGCTGTAGACTAACATTAAGTCAACTCTTTTTCTCTTGGGGAAGTAAACCAAATTCTTGAATGGATATCGAACAGAAAATATCCCTAATTTGACAGACAGAGGTTTTCAACTAAGTAGGTCTAATAGCACACTATtaacatggataacattttaTTAGCAAACAAGTTATGAAAAGCtgagataaagaaaaatgaacatttgaggaaaaagaggatgatgatgatgatcgtTTGATGAAATACAACTGGTTCACGCTCTTGTCTATGCAGGtatatttctttgtgtttacatttctctATCTGTTGTTTCTTATGGTCTGATATCCATTTGTAAAACTGCCCATCTGTGTGTGCACCGTGCTTCTTCATTCAGCCCACATTCTGGAGGAATCAATTACTGCTGACCTCTGCAGTCAGGACCGATGATTACTGATGTAAATGAATTCATGTCAGCACACACAGTGGCCACATTTGCTACACGACACACTCGTATGTTTAAGCGCTTCTGTGCATTTATACAAACATAAATGGGATAACAGCTGCTTAGAACATTCATGCAACAGCAGCAAAAAATCATTTTGCAACAACAAACTACATCCTCGTCCACTAATGcttaatcaaacacacacattaacacaacaagcaaatataaaatgacataaaatcaAGAACAGCAGTAAACACTGAAGTTATGTAGCCTTTATGGTTAGGTAGAGCAtaagaataaagaaatgaatatTAGTCAGGGAAATGTGCTCTTAAGTAACAAAAACATGGGTGGGCGAGTTTGTGTCAGGGTGTTTCTGACACAGCTTCAATGTGCAGCGACTCGCACAGGGCCCATCTACATCCCATTTGGGTCTGATGAGAAAATCTGAATCTTTGGTCACTGGCCCGAGACATGAGATTACCTtcctgcccacacacacacacacacacacacacacacacacacacacacacacacacacacacacacacacacacacacacacacacacacacacacacacacacacacacacacacacacacacacacacacacacacacacacacacacacacacacacacacacacacacacacacacacacacacacacacacacacacacacacacacacacacacacacacacacacacacacacacacacacacacacacacacacacacacacacacacacacacacacacacacacacacacacacacacacacacacacacacacacacacacacacacacacacacacacacacacacacacacacacacacacacacacacacacacacacacacacacacacacacacacacacacacacacacacacacacacacacacacacacacacactctcccggTCAGTCTACCTCTCACACCACTTAACAGCTaaagagaacgagcagggaggaGGCATAAGAGCAGAATTTATTCATTGAATAATTTCAGCTCCAGGAGGCCAGATTGGGGAGTTTTTGCCTGTTAGTTTGTTGATGTTAAATACTTTTCCAGCTCTTCTCTTAGATTAGTGACTCGTTAATGTAGAAACATGACACTGAGGAAGTGATGCGACGCTGTATCACAACTCATTAAAACACCTCTCGACTTCTCACTTAATATTGTTGTTACTTCACGTCTACTTGTTACCCACCTTCTGTGCTTCTTTTCtacacctacacacaaactTAAATATGAGGTCATAGCAGGGAGGAAGTGCACATTTAGACAGGGGCTCATAAATTGTGATCTGAACTAAGAAATTCAATCTTGAACACTGGGGAGGATGTTTCAATCAAAATATAACTTTCTTGGATTAAGTCACTGACGCTTTAATAAAACCACTTAGATTcaattgtgtgtttgtcagcagTAGGTTTGTGACtgggaaagagaaaacaatagaTGCAGGCTAGAAGTTTCTCCAAgcatgcgtgtgtatgtgtgtgtcttacctcGATCTGTGTGGGTAAATTGTGACAGACAGTGTCCAGCAGTGTCTGTGTGGGTTTGTCTCTACACATCAGCACAAGCTCTAGGTCCATGTCGCCTTTGATCAGGAGGCCTTTGGCCACCAGGCCAATCCTCATCACGCCACACAGCATGCCACCGCAGCTGGACTCCctgttttaaaagtaaaaatgatcAATGAGAGATAAGGTTatgggcttttttttaatctgtaaggaaaatttcatttaaatttgagACTGAACATTTTGATGTTACTTCACTTATTAAATAGAAATCTATTCTGTGCTCTCAGGGAGTCAGGGTAAAACAAGTATTTTAATGTGTATCAATATTTAATGTAATCTTTGGAAAACGCTGTgtgattaaaaaaggaaactacAAGGTGCCAAGACGGTTAAATAAGATGCCAAGACGGTTAAATAAGATAAGACAAGGCAATTCAAGACTTTAATGGGAAGAAGTGAACCCTTACTAAAAAGACTCATGAAGAATCATGTAGACTGAGACAGAAACTGTAAAGTGGCTAAAGTTTGTTACCCTGCCACAAcgttcttaaaggctttatatgtgatttttcacacttaaatataatagaaatcaagtatatcctctgaaaataactctgtgagtcatgactgtctacaatgggtgtaacacccgagtcccgctgtctgtgatgctttccgagtcctatcttcagtttgtttacatcgcccggacagctggccggctcatcccctcgcgtacaaaagttgtttaattgagggactagagatcagaagaataacatactgtactcactgcttaactgcgtttctagatcacgctcatttcgagtaaatttacatgcagtgtgaagatacgagcataataaagatcgctagcattagcatgctaacacagcaatgcagcgcatataaagcctttaaaggaaaaaGTAAGAAACGTCAAAAATAATTTAGCATTTTTGGTCAGATTAATGAAGTTAGAGGATGCAATTTCTAACATGATATCACATTTCTACAATTTTATtgattcattaaaaaagaaaacaactttttgtttATCTGCAGCTCTACTCTGCCCTACCATACTCTCACCTGTAGCTTGCAGCCGAATCCTCAGTTTTGTCACTGGGCTCATCTCCATGGTCGTCCTCCTCTGTGCCGTCTGCCGGTTGGCTGTCGACCTGGCTGATATTGTCGCTGTTACTCTGATCCAGCGAATCAGAGACGTGTTTGAGGGCACACTCCACAGTGGACACCAGTGTCTGCACAGCCTCCAGCTCCTGAGAGGAGGGGTAGATGGTGGAGTGCTTCGCCATGACATGGCGGTCATCGTTGCTGAAGGAACGGAAGGACCTCTGGAATTGGTAGAAGGATGAGAAAATAACAGAAGGTTATCCTCCTCGTCTGATTTCAAACCGGCGACAGGTTTTCAACAGCAGATTGGTTTTTAATCCATCAAATCAAGCTTTGTATTCTACTAACTAATGAAGCTaactaaagacaaaaacaccaTTTATTGCACAAGCAGCTTTTTGTGTGTTCGCTTTAATGCAGACAGGACTTGAAGAAATTAATTCTCAATACAGTGACCCTGATATTAAAATTCATCATTTTCTCCACCTGCTTATTCAATCTGATCTTTCAGTTCTTCTGTCCCTCTAGTTTGCTTCATACTGTTTGTGAAGTTTAAAGAGGAATCCAACCACAGAAGGAAGAAATCAGGTGAGAGGCATCAGACGGggttaacaaaaaaagaaaaagaaaagaggatgtCTGAGATGCCaaggggaaaagaaagaaaagcataGAAGGGGCTTTGGAGGGCGTGCAGAATCTTCATTAAATGGTTTCAGAAGAGGAAGCTGAATTCATAGATAAAATTAACAGCTAAGCATGTGATAGAGAGCACCAGGTGTAACTGCGGCTTTTGTGACTCTCACACTGCAATTAATACCACCCAGATGGGCCAATGTGTGAACGCACACTCATATACAAACATCTAATAATGTGAGCATCAGCTGTTCTCTTCACATGTCACAGCACCGCAGTGGGAGGCTGTTAATGCAGCTAAATGGTTAATTGAAAGCACTTTGTTACGTTAGTGATGATTAAAACATCTGACCATTAAGTTTTAACTAATATCATTTGGATGAACTGATGCAACCGGGACGTGCGTTCAGTGTTCGTGCACCGAGCAGATGATGAGATAACCCTTTGTTAGTTTAATGACATTAACAATGCATTATCATTTATTATCAAAGCACACATGATGTCATTCTTGAGGGCAAATGTATAATTAATACCAGAAATAGCTGTATAACAGAAGACATGAAGattaaaatacttttcatgATAAGTTCTTTCACATTAGTTATTCCTTTATGGCTAGCAGTAGGGGTTGGACAAAATATCGACATGGTAACAGATCTTCTTTCTGACTTGTGTGATACAATTTTTGCATCTCTGGTGCGACatatcataaatatataaaatacaggACTCTGAACAGAGTTCTCCGCCAGTTTGACTCACCATGTCATCACTTTATGACTTAACACGGTGGCCGTTATGACACAAGTTGAGCAGAAGTTAATAACCTATGATTCCCACCCATAGCTAGCTGTACCAAAGCTTTTATTGAACACTTGATTCAGTTTTTATGTCACCAACTGTATATGTATACATAAACATGTCATTACAAGTGGcatcttcattttcttctaTACTCGCTCAATAACAGAATCTTActttctctcttgctctttttttccaaaagccCTCTTTAATTAAATTtcgataaatataaatatgtttactCTTAAGATGACAGGGTATGGTTACATCATAGCTTGTTGACCTGAATTTGAAGGAACAGTATATTATTTATCAATAGAGGTTATCTTATTTTGACGGGGGAGCCTAAGGTGCATACCTCAGTTCAACATGAGGAGGCTGCTCTCAAAAAAGCTGCTTATCTCTAAGAGCCACATTTCCCTTTATTCAGTACACACACTGAGTCAAAGAGAACCACACAGCAGGCATGctaagtcacacacacacatacaaagagagAGTAGAGATGACCTTTCAATAGTAGTAAAGATAGTGCAGTTTGAGCACTTTGAACCTACTTGAAATCCAAGGACCACTGCACATtttgcacacacagagaaaaacacaagtacacacacacacacacacacacacacacacacacaatctttaTCCCGTTCCTAATTGAACGGGTGACATTCTCATTCACCAGAGTGAGTGAGATAAAGCCATTAACAGAAGGGAGGACAAGCCCTGCACAATGACTGCAGGCTGACAGGCTGTGTAGCTCAATATGCAGAGTTTGGCACAAACATTTGGCAGGGTGACACACTGCAATCCCACCGGGACTCAACTGTGATTCTTCAACACTTTGGCAATGCACGCTGGAGTGACACGCTGGAGTGAATTTATATACCTCGAAAGAAGATGCAGAATTAGATTTGTGTACCTAGTTTCATTGCATCATGCCTCCTTTTGATCAGACGACGTGCCCAGCTTTATTCCACATTTAGAGAGCAATTCATACATTTATGTTACTTGAGATGCCGTCTTAAAAAATATCTTCATTTACACTGTTGaagaataaatgtaaatgtacgcTTCAGTTGTATAAATGCATTCATGTTAATTTGCTGAAAATTAATTTATAAACAAATAACTaatagaactttttttttctttcttatataaatcttttattaaagaaaatgaagcGACAACAATTTTGATGTATATGTAACTGAAATATAATGACTTGTGTTATCTCTGGATTCAGAAtaactgaaaaataaactgGTTActagaaagagaaaataatatttactgAATAAGGGAAGTAATCTCTGCACTGTTTGAGTGATTTTTACTGTCTCCAAgttattcttcttctgtaaaTATTTTGGCCTGAGCACAAATCTTCTTACAAAAAGGAGATGGCTGCGTAACCAGGAGCGTGTGTCCTATGTGTGTACCTTTCTACAAGTGTGCCTTGTCAGAGCAATGTTTAACAGACCAACAGTTGCAGATTTTATGAGCCGTTGCTAATAGGAGCTCCTGCAGTCATAAACCACACGGCCAAGagagtttctgttttctgtgtgtgtgtgtgtgtgtgtgtgtgtgcgcttgggGGTACTACTCGACCGTGGGGGAGTTGTTGCCCAGGCACCTCTGATCACGATGTAAATCAGAGCAGTTAAGGAGGACTCGCTGACAGGAATCGACCTCCTAAATCAGCAAGTACCCAGATAATGATGCAGACATTTCGACAGGTGACACTGTAAGTCAGCTAATGTTGCAGAGATAGAAGTGATGTTCACCTCCATACTTATTTATGAGAAAAGTTGAGATACAGTTTTCTGAATAATTCTGCATTTCTCACAATTTTCTCAGAATGTAATGAAGTAAATATCTTACTTTTTGATcaagaatatgttttttttttcctattccTATCATTCCTGTTCAACAGATATGTTTTAGAAGTTTTCTTTAAGAGTAATAGGTTAATAAAGAGTCCTAACGTGAGGTTTTAAGCATTGAACATTGAATGCTTCACATGTTCTGTGTTGAccagggctgggaatctttgggtgtctcacaattcgatttccattcttggggtcacgatttcGATTCAGAATCAATtttgattctggattcatggctCCAAAGTCTATTTTTGGATTTGGACTGGCTGAATTCtgtgctgctccatttggcatactgagttaaagagctagccttagcactaaGCAGGGAGTGAGTggttagccaaaaaaaaaaaagaaaagatttttggaagttattaatctatttaaaatctcagaagataagattCTCGAGTTTTTCATAAAACCATTTCTTTCCACCTCTAGTGTTGACACCTCTTAAGCTGCTTTCAAGACCTCTTCAGACCCTGGTGACTGATTGACTCTCAAAAAGATGCACACCCCATGCACAATCTGCTCAAGACAACACCTTGGTTGTCCTTGAATCCACCCTGACCTGTTCATGACCTCAAGGTCAATCACACAATAT
Proteins encoded in this window:
- the strbp gene encoding spermatid perinuclear RNA-binding protein isoform X2 — translated: MRSFRSFSNDDRHVMAKHSTIYPSSQELEAVQTLVSTVECALKHVSDSLDQSNSDNISQVDSQPADGTEEDDHGDEPSDKTEDSAASYRESSCGGMLCGVMRIGLVAKGLLIKGDMDLELVLMCRDKPTQTLLDTVCHNLPTQIEKLTEEKYEVTSSLPEAAILVRTTTEPKLTLKITLTSPIMREDEEEEEEEEEEEEEEEEEEQLENGDGAEEVAEEEEGAEEEAEEVQDEEEEQEKKSGRVLGAAAHRVEAEEEEEEGEVLDRHRCLLALAALRHAKWFQARVNGLKSCVIVLRILRDMCNRHPVWEPLKGWPLELVCEKAIATCNRPLGAGEALRRVMECLASGILLPGGPGLHDPCEKEPTNTLSNMTDQQAEAITYSAQHSLRLMAFGQMYKVLEMDPLPSNKPSQKYPWSDKEGLGLKRPYEDGTMDDKDLIKKMKRNLRKVLDSKAIDSNQPMNALMRLNQIRPGLQYRLLSQSGPVHAPVFTMSVDLDGTIYEASGSSKKTAKLHVAVKVLQAMGYPTGFDSDLDPMSSDEKSDGEGKSETSSHHSNNQTHSTDGSNTLEVRTQGPILTASGKNPVMELNEKRRGLKYELISESGGSHDKRFVMEVEVDGQKFRGAGPNKKVAKASAALAALEKLFSGPNAAANKKKKILPQTKGALAAAAAASAVAAQVARGRGRAALARGAFVSAAAPGYVTPGFGTPYGYSPAAAATPAYGLPKRMLLLPVMKVPAYPVPHYHFF
- the strbp gene encoding spermatid perinuclear RNA-binding protein isoform X1 yields the protein MRSFRSFSNDDRHVMAKHSTIYPSSQELEAVQTLVSTVECALKHVSDSLDQSNSDNISQVDSQPADGTEEDDHGDEPSDKTEDSAASYRESSCGGMLCGVMRIGLVAKGLLIKGDMDLELVLMCRDKPTQTLLDTVCHNLPTQIEKLTEEKYEVTSSLPEAAILVRTTTEPKLTLKITLTSPIMREDEEEEEEEEEEEEEEEEEEQLENGDGAEEVAEEEEGAEEEAEEVQDEEEEQEKKSGRVLGAAAHRVEAEEEEEEGEVLDRHRCLLALAALRHAKWFQARVNGLKSCVIVLRILRDMCNRHPVWEPLKGWPLELVCEKAIATCNRPLGAGEALRRVMECLASGILLPGGPGLHDPCEKEPTNTLSNMTDQQAEAITYSAQHSLRLMAFGQMYKVLEMDPLPSNKPSQKYPWSDKEGLGLKRPYEDGTMDDKDLIKKMKRNLRKVLDSKAIDSNQPMNALMRLNQIRPGLQYRLLSQSGPVHAPVFTMSVDLDGTIYEASGSSKKTAKLHVAVKVLQAMGYPTGFDSDLDPMSSDEKSDGEGKSETSSHHSNNQTHSTDGSNTLEVRTQGPILTASGKNPVMELNEKRRGLKYELISESGGSHDKRFVMEVEVDGQKFRGAGPNKKVAKASAALAALEKLFSGPNAAANKKKKILPQTKGALAAAAAASAVAAQVARGRGRAALARGAFVSAAAPGYVTPGFGTPYGYSPAAAATPAYGGLFIDNPFYQPRTIAPFIIHLGPQDLFSDF